The Burkholderia mallei ATCC 23344 genome has a window encoding:
- the bcsB gene encoding cellulose biosynthesis cyclic di-GMP-binding regulatory protein BcsB has product MKPIATFARAFAMACALLCPIASWAALQSAPRPASQPALQPASRPTPAPALQPPRARPRAPRSASLAAGASAPLPASAPLVMPLAAPKPSGLAGAAIHVPFATLGAYEPLRLRGSDTARTVNVGVRLDRMVTAARLRLTYTYSPSLVFPVSHLKVSINGEAVATLPFDSEHAGRAVTQEIPLDARYFTDFNQIELRLIAHYTLDHCEDPEHSALWADVSPTSELIFDEASVRLPNDLALLPAPFFDRRDNSRLRLPFVLPATPDDATLRSAGVLASWFGVLADYRQARFPVSSALPANDHAVVVGTAARLPASLALPPIDGPMLVVTDNPAAPDKKLLVVTGRSAADVDAATNALVLGSAALSGPWARVSRIDIGAPRKPYDAPRWVPVDRPVALRELVDSPADLQVRGSAPDPIRLNLRVPADLHSWGGSGVPLALHYRYTAPTVRSDSMLAVEINDQLVQSYRLSPRSQDARGRMQVPRLSGADSRATNDVDIPAFRVGSANQLQLRFTLDLEKTGLCTGGASEPQRAAIDPDSTIDFSRFIHYAMLPNLAYFANSGFPFTRYADLSQTAVVLPPRPSPAEQEAYLTMLGHMGQWTGFPALRVRLARAADAPAIADKDLLVIDGAPPYAQLANWRDALPVAIGEATAGGGFSRAAFSVKERWHDDARSPAGGARFEQSGTLAALFGFERPGGDGRSVVALTATDARHLGDLLDVFEKPGLVAQLQGDVALVRAGAVESLRVGEPYLVGYVPWYARVWTAVARHPMLLGLLGAAAGLLLALGAFGALQRIAARRRGL; this is encoded by the coding sequence ATGAAGCCGATTGCAACGTTTGCGCGCGCATTTGCGATGGCTTGCGCGCTCCTTTGTCCGATCGCGTCGTGGGCGGCGCTGCAGTCGGCACCTCGGCCGGCGTCTCAGCCCGCGCTTCAGCCCGCGTCCCGGCCGACGCCTGCGCCGGCGCTTCAGCCGCCGCGCGCGCGGCCTCGCGCTCCGCGCTCCGCCTCGCTCGCCGCCGGCGCGTCCGCGCCGCTCCCGGCGTCCGCGCCGCTCGTCATGCCGCTCGCCGCGCCGAAGCCGTCCGGCCTCGCCGGCGCGGCGATCCACGTGCCGTTCGCGACGCTCGGCGCGTACGAGCCGCTGCGCCTGCGCGGCAGCGACACCGCGCGCACCGTCAACGTCGGCGTGCGGCTCGACCGGATGGTCACGGCCGCGCGGCTGCGGCTCACGTATACGTATTCGCCGTCGCTCGTGTTTCCGGTGTCGCATCTGAAAGTGTCGATCAACGGCGAGGCGGTCGCGACACTGCCGTTCGATAGCGAGCACGCGGGGCGCGCGGTGACGCAGGAGATCCCGCTCGATGCGCGCTATTTCACCGATTTCAACCAGATCGAGCTGCGCCTCATCGCGCACTACACGCTCGATCATTGCGAAGACCCGGAGCACTCGGCGCTTTGGGCCGACGTGAGCCCGACGAGCGAGCTGATCTTCGACGAGGCCTCGGTGCGGCTGCCGAACGATCTCGCGCTGCTGCCCGCGCCGTTCTTCGATCGCCGCGACAACAGCCGGCTGCGGCTGCCGTTCGTGCTGCCCGCGACGCCCGATGACGCGACGCTGCGCAGCGCGGGCGTGCTCGCGTCGTGGTTCGGCGTGCTCGCCGATTACCGGCAGGCGCGCTTTCCGGTGTCGTCGGCGCTGCCCGCGAACGATCACGCGGTCGTCGTCGGCACGGCGGCTCGATTGCCGGCATCGCTCGCGCTGCCGCCGATCGACGGGCCGATGCTCGTCGTCACCGACAATCCCGCCGCGCCCGACAAGAAGCTGCTGGTCGTCACGGGCCGCAGCGCGGCCGACGTCGACGCCGCGACGAACGCGCTCGTGCTCGGCAGCGCCGCGCTGTCCGGCCCGTGGGCGCGCGTGTCGCGCATCGACATCGGCGCGCCGCGCAAGCCGTACGACGCGCCGCGCTGGGTGCCGGTGGACCGGCCGGTGGCGTTGCGCGAGCTCGTCGACAGTCCGGCCGACCTGCAAGTGCGCGGCAGCGCGCCCGATCCGATCCGCCTGAACCTGCGCGTGCCGGCCGATCTGCATTCGTGGGGCGGCTCGGGCGTGCCGCTCGCGCTGCACTATCGCTACACCGCGCCCACCGTGCGCAGCGATTCGATGCTCGCCGTCGAGATCAACGATCAGCTCGTGCAGTCGTACCGGCTCTCGCCGCGCAGCCAGGACGCGCGCGGGCGCATGCAGGTGCCGCGGCTGTCCGGCGCGGACAGCCGCGCGACGAACGATGTCGACATTCCGGCGTTCCGCGTCGGCAGCGCGAACCAGCTGCAACTGCGCTTCACGCTCGATTTGGAGAAGACCGGGCTTTGCACGGGGGGCGCGAGCGAGCCGCAGCGCGCGGCGATCGATCCCGATTCGACGATCGATTTCTCGCGCTTCATTCATTACGCGATGCTGCCGAACCTCGCGTATTTCGCGAACAGCGGCTTTCCGTTCACGCGCTACGCGGATCTTTCGCAGACCGCCGTCGTGCTGCCGCCGCGGCCGTCGCCCGCCGAGCAGGAAGCGTATCTGACGATGCTCGGCCACATGGGGCAGTGGACGGGTTTTCCGGCGCTGCGCGTGCGGCTCGCGCGGGCGGCCGACGCGCCGGCGATCGCGGATAAGGATCTGCTCGTGATCGACGGCGCGCCGCCTTATGCGCAGCTCGCGAACTGGCGCGACGCGCTGCCCGTCGCGATCGGCGAGGCAACGGCCGGCGGCGGCTTCTCGCGCGCGGCGTTCTCGGTGAAGGAGCGCTGGCACGACGACGCGCGCTCGCCGGCCGGCGGCGCGCGCTTCGAGCAGAGCGGCACGCTCGCCGCGCTGTTCGGCTTCGAGCGGCCCGGCGGCGACGGGCGCAGCGTCGTCGCGCTCACGGCCACCGACGCGCGGCATCTCGGCGATCTGCTCGACGTGTTCGAAAAGCCCGGCCTCGTCGCGCAACTGCAGGGCGACGTCGCGCTCGTGCGGGCGGGCGCGGTCGAGAGCCTGCGCGTCGGCGAGCCCTATCTCGTCGGCTACGTGCCGTGGTATGCGCGCGTGTGGACGGCGGTCGCGAGGCATCCGATGCTGCTCGGGCTGCTCGGGGCGGCGGCCGGGCTGCTGCTCGCGCTCGGCGCGTTCGGCGCGTTGCAGCGGATCGCCGCGCGGCGGCGAGGGCTCTGA
- a CDS encoding helix-turn-helix transcriptional regulator, translating to MAILIEHEIKTLGQLRPILRGFRKSAGLTQAMLASRLGVTQQTYAQFEANPASASVERLFKVLRALDIELTLTLTQVYAAPAGKDKGEVAKTVANARAGARRAVPPASAPAPSAAGRPPRPARKRAAPKKREDW from the coding sequence ATGGCCATCCTCATCGAGCACGAGATCAAGACACTCGGCCAGCTGCGGCCGATTCTGCGCGGCTTCCGCAAATCGGCCGGATTGACGCAGGCGATGCTCGCGAGCCGCCTCGGCGTCACGCAGCAGACCTACGCGCAGTTCGAGGCGAACCCGGCGTCGGCGAGCGTCGAGCGGCTGTTCAAGGTGCTGCGCGCGCTCGACATCGAACTCACGCTCACGCTCACGCAGGTCTACGCCGCGCCCGCGGGCAAGGACAAGGGCGAGGTTGCGAAGACGGTCGCAAACGCACGCGCGGGCGCGCGACGTGCCGTGCCGCCCGCGTCCGCGCCCGCTCCGAGCGCCGCCGGGCGCCCGCCCCGCCCCGCCCGCAAGCGCGCCGCCCCGAAAAAGCGGGAGGACTGGTGA
- a CDS encoding type II toxin-antitoxin system HipA family toxin, producing MSARRARATRLHLWMNGLPVGYWEHARDGERLVYFDEWIGDPQGRPLSLSLPFTPGNQPYRGRLVSDYFDNLLPDSEPIRRRIAMRYRTGGTSAFALLATLGRDCVGALQMLPPDEAPDDIERIRGHALADADIARLLREVTSAPQAGRHAPLDDLRLSIAGAQEKTALLRHRGRWLLPEGSTPTTHILKLPLGLVGNRRADMRTSVENEWLCARIVAAYGLPVARCDIAQFDDQKALVVERFDRRPSRDARWLLRLPQEDMCQATGTSALDKYQADGGPGIETIMEVLAGSEHARDDRRAFFAAQIVFWLLAATDGHAKNFSIAHLPGNRYRSTPLYDVLSAHPVIGRGANQLPAQRARLAMGVRGKHIHYPLHQIRRRHWIAQGQRVGFAPADVDALIDTLTARTADVVDAVSARLPRDFPRDVADAIFSGMLGLSARLAGDAAARAP from the coding sequence GTGAGCGCCCGCCGCGCACGCGCGACGCGCCTGCACCTGTGGATGAACGGCCTGCCCGTCGGCTACTGGGAGCACGCGCGCGACGGCGAGCGCCTCGTCTACTTCGACGAATGGATCGGCGATCCGCAAGGCCGGCCGCTGTCGCTGTCGCTGCCGTTCACGCCGGGCAACCAGCCGTATCGCGGTCGGCTCGTCAGCGATTATTTCGACAACCTGCTGCCCGACAGCGAGCCGATCCGCCGGCGAATCGCGATGCGCTACCGCACGGGCGGCACGTCCGCGTTCGCGCTGCTCGCGACGCTCGGCCGCGATTGCGTCGGCGCGCTGCAGATGCTGCCGCCCGACGAAGCGCCGGACGACATCGAACGCATCCGCGGCCACGCGCTCGCCGACGCGGACATCGCGCGCCTGCTGCGCGAAGTCACGTCCGCGCCGCAGGCCGGCCGGCACGCGCCGCTCGACGATCTGCGCCTGTCGATCGCCGGCGCGCAGGAGAAGACCGCGCTGCTGCGCCACCGCGGCCGCTGGCTGCTGCCCGAAGGGAGCACGCCGACCACGCACATCCTGAAGCTGCCGCTCGGGCTCGTCGGCAACCGGCGCGCCGACATGCGCACGTCGGTCGAGAACGAATGGCTGTGCGCGCGGATCGTCGCCGCGTACGGGTTGCCCGTCGCGCGCTGCGACATCGCGCAGTTCGACGATCAGAAAGCGCTCGTCGTCGAGCGCTTCGACCGCCGGCCGTCGCGCGACGCGCGCTGGCTCCTGCGGCTGCCGCAGGAAGACATGTGCCAGGCAACCGGCACGTCCGCGCTCGACAAATATCAGGCCGACGGCGGCCCCGGCATCGAGACGATCATGGAAGTGCTCGCCGGCTCCGAACACGCGCGGGACGACCGCCGCGCGTTCTTCGCGGCGCAGATCGTGTTCTGGCTGCTCGCCGCGACCGACGGCCACGCGAAGAACTTCAGCATCGCGCACCTGCCCGGCAACCGCTACCGTTCGACACCGCTTTACGACGTGCTGTCCGCGCATCCGGTCATCGGCCGGGGCGCGAACCAGTTGCCCGCGCAGCGCGCGCGGCTCGCGATGGGCGTGCGCGGCAAGCACATCCACTATCCGCTGCACCAGATCCGGCGGCGGCACTGGATCGCGCAGGGCCAGCGCGTCGGCTTCGCGCCCGCCGACGTCGACGCGCTGATCGACACGCTGACCGCGCGCACCGCGGACGTCGTCGACGCGGTGTCGGCGCGGCTGCCGCGCGATTTTCCGCGCGACGTCGCCGATGCGATCTTCAGCGGAATGCTCGGCCTGAGCGCAAGGCTCGCCGGCGACGCGGCCGCGCGCGCGCCATGA
- a CDS encoding LysR family transcriptional regulator, protein MLGTLTDLDLRLIRVFVAVADAGGVSAAQATLNVSQPTISTQLATLETRVGFRLCERGRSGFRLTTKGERFYALAKKLYAAVDAFTGEARHMDKTLVGTLAIGLIGHTPISANARVSEAIARFRRRDEAVRFVISVRPPGDLEERLLSGDVQIAIGYFWHRVPALEYAPLFVERQLAYCGRGHPLFARAGRLAAARVAAFEWAWRTYPSPEVALSTTPANVTAHADNMEAIALLILSGHHLGYLPRHFAAPYVEQGLLKALNPATLCYDVTFDVVTRRGARRDPIVQAFLDDLTHAHRGGAAQA, encoded by the coding sequence ATGCTCGGCACCCTGACGGACCTGGACCTTCGGCTGATCCGCGTGTTCGTCGCGGTGGCGGACGCGGGCGGCGTGAGCGCCGCGCAAGCGACGCTGAACGTGAGCCAGCCGACGATCAGCACGCAACTGGCGACGCTCGAGACGCGCGTCGGCTTCCGGCTGTGCGAGCGCGGGCGCAGCGGCTTTCGGCTGACGACGAAGGGCGAGCGCTTCTACGCGCTCGCGAAGAAGCTGTACGCGGCCGTCGACGCATTCACGGGCGAAGCGCGGCACATGGACAAGACGCTCGTCGGCACGCTTGCGATCGGCCTCATCGGCCACACGCCGATCAGCGCGAACGCGCGCGTGAGCGAGGCGATCGCGCGCTTTCGGCGGCGCGACGAGGCGGTGCGCTTCGTGATCTCGGTGCGGCCGCCGGGCGATCTCGAGGAACGGCTGCTGAGCGGCGACGTGCAGATCGCGATCGGCTATTTCTGGCATCGCGTGCCGGCGCTCGAGTACGCGCCGCTCTTCGTCGAGCGTCAGCTCGCGTACTGCGGGCGCGGCCATCCGCTGTTCGCGCGGGCGGGGCGGCTCGCCGCGGCCCGCGTCGCGGCTTTCGAATGGGCGTGGCGAACCTATCCGTCGCCGGAGGTGGCGCTGTCGACGACACCCGCGAACGTCACCGCGCACGCCGACAACATGGAGGCCATCGCGCTGCTGATCCTGTCCGGTCACCATCTCGGCTATCTGCCGCGGCATTTCGCGGCGCCTTACGTGGAGCAGGGGCTGCTCAAGGCGCTGAATCCCGCCACGCTGTGCTACGACGTGACGTTCGACGTGGTCACGCGGCGCGGCGCCCGGCGCGATCCGATCGTGCAGGCGTTTCTCGACGATCTGACGCATGCGCACCGCGGCGGCGCGGCGCAGGCGTGA
- the speB gene encoding agmatinase, with product MSDDYFQPQSGNAMPRFAGIATMMRLPQAASAAGLDACFVGVPFDLGTSNRTGARFGPRQIRSESVLLRPYNMATRAAPFDSLRVADLGDVATNPYNLADSIARIEAAYHAILAHGCRPVTLGGDHTITLPILRAMHRRHGRVGLIHVDAHADVNDTMFGEKIAHGTPFRRALEEGLLDGDRVVQIGLRGTGYAAEDFDWCRDQGFRVVQAEACWNRSLAPLMDEVRARVQGGPVYLSFDIDGIDPAYAPGTGTPEIAGLTVPQGLEIVRGAWGLDIVGADLVEVAPPYDPFGTTALLGANLAYEMLCVLPGVARRA from the coding sequence ATGTCGGATGACTACTTCCAGCCGCAAAGCGGCAACGCGATGCCGCGCTTCGCCGGCATCGCGACGATGATGCGGCTGCCGCAGGCGGCGAGCGCCGCGGGGCTCGACGCGTGCTTTGTCGGCGTGCCGTTCGATCTCGGCACGTCGAACCGCACCGGCGCGCGGTTCGGCCCGCGCCAGATCCGCAGCGAATCCGTGCTGCTGCGCCCGTACAACATGGCCACGCGCGCGGCGCCGTTCGATTCGCTGCGCGTCGCCGATCTCGGCGACGTCGCGACGAACCCGTACAACCTCGCCGATTCGATCGCGCGGATCGAGGCCGCGTACCACGCGATCCTCGCGCACGGCTGCCGCCCGGTCACGCTCGGCGGCGACCACACGATCACGCTGCCGATCCTGCGTGCGATGCATCGCCGGCACGGGCGCGTCGGGCTCATCCACGTCGACGCGCACGCGGACGTCAACGACACGATGTTCGGCGAGAAGATCGCGCACGGCACGCCGTTTCGCCGCGCGCTCGAGGAAGGGCTGCTCGACGGCGACCGCGTCGTGCAGATCGGCTTGCGCGGCACCGGCTATGCGGCCGAGGATTTCGACTGGTGCCGCGATCAGGGCTTTCGCGTCGTCCAAGCCGAGGCGTGCTGGAACCGCTCGCTCGCGCCGCTGATGGACGAAGTGCGCGCGCGCGTGCAAGGCGGCCCGGTCTATCTGAGCTTCGACATCGACGGCATCGATCCGGCGTACGCGCCGGGCACCGGCACGCCGGAGATCGCCGGCCTCACGGTGCCGCAGGGCCTCGAGATCGTGCGCGGCGCGTGGGGGCTCGACATCGTCGGCGCCGATCTCGTCGAGGTCGCGCCGCCGTACGATCCGTTCGGCACCACCGCGCTGCTCGGCGCGAACCTCGCTTACGAGATGCTCTGCGTGCTGCCCGGCGTGGCGCGGCGCGCGTGA
- the sctC gene encoding type III secretion system outer membrane ring subunit SctC yields the protein MKAKIPVLLSLLCSLASLSVDAAPIRWRSADIQYAAEGKDVKDVLRDLAASQNIAANVAPGVSGAVSGKMKMSPQRFLDTLAASFGFVWYYDGTVLYVTPASDMKSTLVKLDHANTGDLRDLLEQMKVADSRYPITYNAQQRTALVAGPARYVELVTSVAARLDENSARTGGTQIRVFSLKHAWAADRDVNVDGTAVSMPGVASLLNRMYHPGEGKRASQTTLGKPISRAAPMTDLGGGRSGVPPLPPYMQAAQSGDGAAMPAGVPGVPGGDPRPSGMVAAAIANPGAARAPGGGMPDANGVPAGAGDAADLPVIQADPRTNSILVRDVPEHMAQYPDLIALLDVKPRLIEIEARIIEIDEGALKQLGVDWRAHNSHFDLQTGTGLTSQNGYANGTLNPTFGSITLSGNDSVGVPASPLGLSLTAVLGDAGRYLLARINALESSNQARTDASPKVTTLDNVEAVMDNKKQFFVRVAGYTSADLYSISTGVSLRVLPMVVDEGGCTQIKLDVRIVDGELSQQTVDNIPVIVSNEINTQAFIEQGQALLIAGYKVDARSSTQSGVPVLSKLPLVGALFRSTDKQNSHSERLFLVTPRVIEP from the coding sequence ATGAAGGCCAAGATTCCCGTTTTGCTGTCCCTGCTGTGCTCGCTCGCGAGCCTTTCCGTCGACGCCGCGCCGATCCGCTGGCGCAGCGCCGACATCCAGTACGCGGCCGAGGGCAAGGACGTGAAGGACGTGCTGCGCGATCTCGCCGCGAGCCAGAACATCGCGGCGAACGTCGCGCCCGGCGTGAGCGGCGCGGTGAGCGGCAAGATGAAGATGTCGCCGCAGCGCTTTCTCGACACGCTCGCCGCGTCGTTCGGCTTTGTCTGGTATTACGACGGCACCGTGCTGTACGTGACGCCCGCGAGCGACATGAAGAGCACGCTCGTCAAGCTCGATCACGCGAACACGGGCGACCTGCGCGACCTGCTCGAGCAGATGAAGGTCGCCGATTCGCGCTATCCGATCACCTACAACGCGCAGCAGCGCACCGCGCTCGTCGCGGGGCCGGCGCGCTACGTCGAGCTCGTGACGAGCGTCGCCGCGCGGCTCGACGAGAATTCCGCGCGCACGGGCGGCACGCAGATCCGCGTGTTCTCGCTGAAGCACGCATGGGCCGCGGATCGCGACGTGAACGTCGACGGCACGGCGGTATCGATGCCGGGCGTGGCTTCGCTGCTGAACCGGATGTATCACCCGGGCGAAGGCAAGCGCGCATCGCAGACGACGCTCGGCAAGCCGATCAGCCGCGCCGCGCCGATGACGGATCTCGGCGGCGGGCGCAGCGGCGTGCCGCCGCTGCCGCCGTACATGCAGGCCGCGCAGTCGGGCGACGGCGCGGCCATGCCGGCGGGCGTGCCCGGCGTGCCCGGCGGCGATCCGCGCCCGAGCGGCATGGTCGCCGCCGCGATCGCGAATCCGGGCGCGGCGCGCGCGCCGGGCGGCGGGATGCCCGATGCGAACGGCGTGCCCGCCGGCGCGGGCGACGCGGCGGATCTGCCGGTGATCCAGGCCGATCCGCGCACGAACTCGATCCTCGTGCGCGACGTGCCCGAGCACATGGCGCAGTATCCGGACCTGATCGCGCTCCTCGACGTGAAGCCGCGCCTGATCGAGATCGAGGCGCGCATCATCGAGATCGACGAAGGCGCGCTCAAGCAGCTCGGCGTCGACTGGCGCGCGCACAACAGCCATTTCGACCTGCAGACGGGCACGGGGCTCACGTCGCAGAACGGCTATGCGAACGGCACGCTGAACCCCACGTTCGGCTCGATCACGCTCTCCGGCAACGATTCGGTCGGCGTGCCGGCGAGCCCGCTCGGGCTGTCGCTGACGGCTGTGCTCGGCGACGCCGGCCGCTATCTGCTCGCGCGGATCAACGCGCTCGAATCGTCGAACCAGGCGCGCACCGACGCGAGCCCGAAGGTCACGACGCTCGACAACGTCGAGGCGGTGATGGACAACAAGAAGCAGTTCTTCGTGCGCGTGGCGGGCTACACGTCGGCCGACCTGTACAGCATCTCGACGGGCGTGTCGCTGCGCGTGCTGCCGATGGTCGTCGACGAAGGCGGGTGCACGCAGATCAAGCTCGACGTGCGGATCGTCGACGGCGAGCTGTCGCAGCAGACGGTCGACAACATTCCGGTGATCGTGTCGAACGAGATCAACACGCAGGCGTTCATCGAGCAGGGGCAGGCGTTGCTGATTGCGGGCTACAAGGTGGATGCGCGCTCGAGCACGCAATCGGGGGTGCCGGTGCTGTCGAAGCTGCCGCTCGTCGGCGCGCTGTTTCGTTCGACCGACAAGCAGAACAGCCACAGCGAGCGGCTCTTTCTCGTGACGCCGAGAGTGATCGAGCCTTGA